From a single Paraburkholderia sp. FT54 genomic region:
- a CDS encoding cobaltochelatase CobT-related protein codes for MHATRDTRGFAFESTLSKVARVLTGQYGVTVAFSPDGPRVEPGRIVIPDYELNGEVERDVLIGYLDLLVARAKHASLAQLDALPSGVAANLAQVIEDRRVCGQLLDEYPGARWFIGKLRLHAAERVRQRWPKLHWRDRLVWLVERSLWDEPPTRTEASHSLLAALHAAQDVLHEARASRSTAQSIAAAQALVARVRALSAGEANSMAFTADPLEDIDTDTAAASSAPLDDDDSVLPDQDSANSPPSDRSGGAQADDAVGMGRSLADAQQPSAHSAESEAGHANTETLKAALSIPLATEFDDIRDLTGQGDSVAWRELRAQARADTAPLKEKLERALSADERTRWRREQERGEIDRTALAKLATSPGYRTPFRTQRPAKGRDVAVTLLIDRSGSMAGRKIELARQCAAALCDALTQLSFDCEVLGYCSVESASMKQLYERQLAAGADLRRYNRFVERLDLKVYKRFGATDLSGIAAIDCGHENPDGEALAWAATRLADHQAERRILMMFSDGYPSTGDGDPQVLRRDLRERVAAIGKRGIELVGIGVLTDAVEDFYPHNVVVSRLAELPSTVFSVLSSMLLTR; via the coding sequence ATGCACGCAACGCGCGACACCCGCGGCTTCGCCTTCGAATCCACGCTCAGCAAGGTCGCCCGCGTGCTGACCGGGCAATACGGCGTGACGGTCGCGTTCAGTCCGGACGGCCCGCGCGTCGAGCCCGGCCGCATCGTGATTCCCGACTATGAGTTGAACGGCGAGGTCGAGCGCGATGTGCTGATCGGCTATCTGGATCTGCTGGTCGCGCGCGCCAAGCATGCGTCGCTCGCGCAACTCGACGCGCTGCCCTCGGGCGTCGCCGCGAATCTCGCGCAAGTGATCGAAGACCGCCGCGTGTGCGGCCAATTGCTCGACGAATATCCGGGCGCGCGCTGGTTCATCGGCAAGCTGCGCCTGCATGCGGCCGAGCGTGTGCGGCAGCGCTGGCCGAAGCTGCACTGGCGCGACCGGCTGGTCTGGCTGGTCGAACGCTCGCTGTGGGATGAACCGCCCACCCGGACCGAAGCGAGCCATTCGCTGCTCGCCGCCTTGCATGCCGCGCAGGATGTGCTGCACGAAGCGCGCGCGAGCCGCTCGACCGCGCAGAGCATCGCGGCGGCGCAAGCGCTCGTGGCGCGCGTGCGGGCGCTATCGGCTGGCGAGGCGAACAGCATGGCGTTCACCGCGGATCCGCTCGAGGACATCGATACGGACACGGCCGCGGCATCGTCCGCGCCGCTCGACGACGATGACAGCGTCTTGCCCGATCAGGACAGCGCGAATTCGCCGCCGTCCGATCGAAGCGGTGGCGCGCAGGCGGATGACGCGGTCGGCATGGGTCGATCGCTGGCGGACGCGCAGCAGCCGTCCGCGCATTCCGCCGAAAGCGAAGCTGGCCATGCAAATACGGAAACATTGAAAGCGGCGCTGTCGATTCCGCTCGCCACCGAATTCGACGACATCCGCGATCTCACAGGCCAGGGCGATAGCGTTGCCTGGCGGGAACTGCGGGCCCAGGCTCGCGCGGACACCGCGCCGCTGAAGGAAAAGCTCGAACGCGCGCTGAGCGCCGACGAGCGCACCCGCTGGCGTCGCGAGCAGGAGCGCGGCGAGATCGATCGCACCGCGCTGGCGAAGCTCGCGACCTCGCCCGGCTATCGCACGCCGTTTCGCACGCAGCGGCCCGCCAAGGGACGCGATGTGGCCGTGACGCTGCTGATCGACCGCAGCGGCTCGATGGCCGGCCGCAAGATCGAACTCGCACGGCAATGCGCGGCCGCCTTGTGCGATGCGCTGACGCAGCTGTCGTTCGATTGCGAAGTGCTCGGTTATTGTTCGGTCGAATCGGCGTCCATGAAGCAGCTCTACGAGCGGCAACTCGCCGCCGGCGCGGATCTGCGGCGCTATAACCGCTTCGTCGAACGGCTCGATCTGAAGGTCTACAAGCGCTTTGGTGCGACGGACCTGAGCGGGATCGCCGCGATCGACTGCGGTCACGAAAATCCGGACGGCGAGGCACTCGCCTGGGCCGCCACGCGCCTTGCCGACCATCAGGCCGAACGGCGCATCCTGATGATGTTCTCCGACGGCTATCCATCGACCGGCGACGGCGATCCGCAGGTTTTACGCCGCGATCTGCGCGAGCGCGTCGCGGCCATCGGCAAACGCGGCATCGAGCTGGTGGGGATCGGCGTGCTGACCGACGCCGTGGAGGACTTCTATCCGCACAACGTGGTGGTCAGCCGACTCGCCGAACTGCCGTCGACGGTGTTCTCCGTGTTGAGTTCGATGCTGCTCACGCGTTGA
- a CDS encoding AAA family ATPase, whose protein sequence is MNAPELTEDENLGLYQRATESGAEWWRVSVADRPENYRLEHGVDNGGGPGAVDIDLVVDAENLRAKLKKWRREGFAIDTDDAASEQSAAGRVAFMPELQRAASRALAAKHRRLEGTGETVRIGHVNVPCGFDNPLVPRINPAYLFSERFNDIVEDIVENRRVMLIGHTGAGKTSLIEQVAARSRHGVLRSNMNGQTTVGDFVGFWTVKGGETIWVDGVLPTAMREGLWLIVDEIDFAEPSILAALTAVLEPHGRLVLKEKGNEIVAPHPAFRLFATANAVGAMSQFRHLYQGANLMNEAFLDRWRVYLLDYLTPAEEADVLIATLAPHMTRALATTLAAIAADCRAAFAREDLSSAFSTRRLLDWAELMLRTGDPERAAGPAIYAKVSPEDAALIRGIVRHHIAPAPEA, encoded by the coding sequence ATGAACGCGCCCGAACTGACCGAAGACGAAAACCTTGGCCTTTACCAGCGCGCAACGGAAAGCGGCGCGGAATGGTGGCGCGTGAGCGTGGCCGACCGGCCGGAAAACTATCGCCTCGAACATGGCGTCGACAACGGCGGCGGACCTGGCGCTGTCGACATCGATCTCGTGGTCGACGCGGAAAATCTGCGGGCGAAGCTGAAAAAATGGCGCCGCGAAGGCTTCGCGATCGATACGGACGACGCCGCGAGCGAGCAGTCCGCAGCCGGCCGCGTCGCCTTCATGCCCGAATTGCAGCGGGCCGCGTCGCGGGCTTTGGCCGCGAAACACCGGCGCCTGGAAGGCACGGGCGAGACCGTGCGCATCGGTCATGTGAACGTGCCTTGCGGCTTCGACAATCCGCTCGTGCCGCGCATCAACCCGGCCTACCTGTTCTCCGAGCGCTTTAACGACATTGTCGAGGACATCGTCGAGAACCGGCGCGTGATGCTGATCGGTCACACCGGCGCCGGCAAGACCAGCCTGATCGAACAGGTCGCGGCGCGTTCGCGTCATGGCGTGCTGCGCTCGAACATGAACGGGCAGACCACCGTCGGCGACTTCGTGGGCTTCTGGACCGTCAAGGGCGGCGAGACGATCTGGGTGGACGGCGTGCTGCCCACGGCCATGCGCGAAGGGCTCTGGCTGATCGTCGACGAAATCGATTTTGCCGAACCGTCGATTCTCGCCGCCCTCACCGCCGTGCTCGAACCGCACGGCCGCCTCGTGCTGAAGGAGAAAGGCAACGAGATCGTCGCGCCGCATCCGGCCTTCCGGCTGTTCGCCACGGCGAATGCGGTGGGCGCGATGAGTCAGTTCCGGCATCTGTATCAGGGCGCCAATCTGATGAACGAGGCGTTTCTGGATCGCTGGCGCGTGTATCTGCTCGACTATCTGACGCCCGCTGAGGAAGCCGACGTGCTGATCGCTACCCTCGCCCCGCACATGACGCGCGCGCTCGCCACCACGCTCGCCGCGATCGCCGCCGATTGCCGCGCGGCGTTCGCTCGCGAAGACCTCTCGAGCGCGTTCTCGACGCGGCGCCTGCTCGACTGGGCCGAGTTGATGCTGCGCACGGGCGATCCCGAGCGCGCCGCCGGTCCGGCCATCTACGCGAAGGTGAGCCCGGAAGACGCCGCGTTGATTCGCGGCATCGTGCGCCATCACATCGCGCCGGCTCCTGAAGCGTGA
- a CDS encoding porin produces MRQHTKLIAALAVASPLAYGQTSVSLYGRLDAGLEYLNHINNGAGGSSTRWSAEGGDWGTSMLGFKGNEELGGGLNAIFNLETGLQVMNGTTSGGRLWSRRAFVGLKSGQWGTLQAGRNLFIDSDGVWEFDPFVQQAFSSASLVRGRNWQQTSNNVEYHSPVFWGFDVQAQYAFGNQAGAFNSGAAGEFGRSDGIMLTYHSQLFDVRGIYDELRDMNGRFSNIFQASREYFVGANVHFDAVKIQGAYTHYSAPDSPVGVADSADHYWLGATYNFMPAWAMTAGGFYVKVGDGSGDAAHDPSGHAMMYVLGTTYNLSKRTFLYGTVGYVRNGSNSNFSLEASPRDAVGNTSPLVGESQTGAYVGMLHQF; encoded by the coding sequence ATGAGACAACATACAAAATTAATAGCGGCTCTCGCAGTGGCCAGTCCGCTGGCATACGGTCAAACAAGCGTGAGCTTATATGGCCGCCTCGACGCCGGCCTGGAATATCTGAATCACATCAACAATGGCGCGGGTGGCAGTTCGACTCGCTGGAGCGCTGAAGGCGGCGACTGGGGCACCAGCATGCTTGGCTTCAAGGGCAACGAAGAGCTGGGCGGCGGCCTGAATGCGATCTTCAACCTCGAAACCGGTTTGCAGGTCATGAACGGCACGACGAGCGGCGGGCGGCTCTGGTCGCGGCGCGCGTTCGTCGGGTTGAAGAGCGGGCAGTGGGGCACGTTGCAAGCCGGCCGTAATCTGTTTATCGACAGCGACGGCGTGTGGGAATTCGATCCGTTCGTGCAGCAGGCGTTTTCGTCGGCCTCGCTCGTGCGTGGACGCAACTGGCAGCAAACCAGCAACAACGTCGAGTATCACAGCCCGGTGTTCTGGGGCTTCGACGTGCAGGCGCAATATGCATTCGGCAATCAGGCGGGCGCCTTCAACAGCGGCGCGGCCGGCGAATTCGGCCGTTCGGACGGCATCATGCTGACCTATCACTCGCAACTCTTCGACGTGCGTGGCATCTACGACGAACTGCGCGACATGAATGGCCGCTTCAGCAACATCTTTCAGGCGTCGCGCGAATATTTCGTGGGCGCCAATGTGCATTTCGACGCGGTGAAGATTCAGGGCGCCTACACGCATTACTCGGCGCCTGATTCGCCGGTCGGCGTCGCCGACTCTGCCGATCACTACTGGCTCGGCGCCACCTACAACTTCATGCCGGCCTGGGCCATGACGGCGGGCGGCTTCTACGTGAAGGTCGGCGACGGCTCGGGCGATGCCGCGCACGATCCGTCCGGTCACGCGATGATGTACGTGCTCGGCACGACCTACAACCTGTCGAAGCGCACCTTCCTGTACGGCACCGTGGGCTACGTGCGCAACGGCAGCAACTCGAATTTCTCGCTCGAAGCGTCACCGCGCGATGCGGTGGGCAATACGAGTCCGCTGGTCGGCGAATCGCAGACCGGCGCTTATGTCGGGATGCTGCATCAGTTCTGA
- a CDS encoding FdhF/YdeP family oxidoreductase — protein MSTDHIVEAAPDNARNDTPDSAPIKPYRNAAGGWGSVKAVATILVQEHVALNGSRILAQQNKPDGFACVSCSWAKPADPHLFEFCENGAKATAWEITSKRVDADFFAGHTLSELRSWSGFELESRGRLTAPMRWDPVTDRYVQTTWEHAFGEIASELQALDPNEAVFYASGRASLETSYMYALLARLYGTNNLPDSSNMCHESTSVGLPKSIGVPVGTVQLEDFAHTDCMLFFGHNTGTNAPRMLHQLQDARKRGVEIITFNPLKERGLVTFANPQSPLDMLTPADTRISTQYHQVKIGGDAAAIAGLCKLLIEWDDDAQRNGTPRVLDAAFIAEHTHGFDTFADAMRATSWEEIEQHAQLSRAALESAAHVYAKANAAMVLYGMGITQHRSGVHNVQMLSNLLLLRGNIGRPGAGICPIRGHSNVQGQRTVGITEKPELAPLDKLKQLYGFEPPRDKGMTTVEACRGVLDGKVKAFIGLGGNFQVAIPDHHVMDPAWQRLRLTVQIATKLNRSHLLHGEVAYLLPCLGRIEIDRQASGEQWVSVEDSTACVHGSHGLAEPAGNMLLSEPAIVAGIAKALLPRDPKIAWDAWVDDYSLVRDAIERTYPDQFKDFNQRFRQPGGFHRPLAACERKWNTESGKANFIVPDTLDEDADMPSLGPDVMRLMTARGDSQFNTTVYGLDDRFRGVHGSRNVLLMHQDDMTRRGFAEGDAVCISTVSNDDVTREIDGMHVHAFDIPPGCIMGYYPECNRLIPLAHHAESSQVPASKSIPVRLRRSAAVEDLAA, from the coding sequence ATGAGCACGGATCACATCGTCGAAGCAGCGCCCGACAACGCACGAAATGACACACCCGACAGCGCACCCATCAAGCCGTACCGCAACGCGGCCGGCGGCTGGGGCTCGGTGAAAGCGGTGGCGACGATCCTCGTGCAGGAACATGTCGCGTTGAACGGCAGCCGTATCCTCGCGCAGCAGAACAAGCCTGATGGCTTCGCCTGTGTGAGCTGCTCATGGGCCAAACCCGCGGACCCGCACCTCTTCGAGTTCTGCGAAAACGGCGCGAAGGCGACCGCGTGGGAAATCACCAGCAAACGCGTCGATGCCGACTTCTTCGCCGGGCATACCCTCAGCGAATTGCGCTCATGGAGCGGTTTCGAGCTCGAATCGCGCGGTCGGCTGACCGCGCCGATGCGCTGGGATCCGGTCACCGATCGCTACGTGCAGACCACCTGGGAACATGCGTTCGGCGAAATCGCCAGCGAACTGCAAGCGCTCGATCCGAATGAAGCGGTGTTCTACGCATCGGGCCGGGCGTCGCTGGAAACGTCGTACATGTATGCGCTGCTCGCTCGCCTGTACGGCACCAACAACCTGCCCGACAGTTCGAACATGTGCCACGAGAGCACCTCGGTCGGCTTGCCGAAATCGATCGGCGTGCCGGTTGGGACCGTGCAGCTCGAAGACTTCGCGCATACCGACTGCATGCTGTTCTTCGGCCACAACACCGGCACCAACGCGCCGCGCATGCTGCATCAGTTGCAGGATGCGCGCAAGCGCGGCGTGGAAATCATCACCTTCAATCCACTCAAGGAGCGCGGACTGGTCACGTTCGCGAACCCGCAGTCGCCGCTCGACATGCTCACCCCGGCCGACACGCGGATCAGCACGCAATACCATCAGGTGAAAATCGGCGGCGACGCGGCGGCGATTGCCGGGCTCTGCAAGCTGCTGATCGAATGGGACGACGACGCGCAACGCAACGGCACGCCACGTGTGCTCGACGCGGCGTTCATCGCTGAACATACCCACGGCTTCGACACCTTCGCCGACGCCATGCGCGCCACCTCATGGGAAGAAATCGAACAGCACGCGCAGCTCAGCCGCGCGGCTCTTGAAAGCGCGGCACATGTGTACGCGAAAGCGAATGCCGCGATGGTGTTGTACGGCATGGGCATCACGCAGCATCGCAGCGGCGTGCACAATGTGCAGATGCTGTCGAACCTGCTGCTTCTGCGCGGCAATATCGGCCGGCCGGGCGCGGGCATCTGCCCGATTCGCGGACACTCGAACGTGCAGGGGCAGCGCACGGTCGGCATTACGGAAAAGCCTGAACTCGCGCCGCTCGACAAGCTGAAGCAACTCTATGGCTTCGAGCCGCCGCGCGACAAAGGCATGACCACGGTCGAAGCCTGCCGTGGCGTGCTCGACGGCAAGGTCAAAGCCTTCATCGGCCTGGGCGGCAATTTTCAGGTGGCGATTCCCGATCATCATGTGATGGACCCCGCGTGGCAGCGGCTGCGGCTCACGGTGCAGATCGCCACCAAACTCAACCGCAGCCATCTGCTGCACGGCGAGGTCGCCTATCTGCTGCCATGCCTCGGACGCATCGAGATCGACCGCCAGGCGAGCGGCGAGCAATGGGTCAGCGTGGAGGACAGCACGGCCTGCGTGCACGGCTCGCACGGACTCGCCGAGCCGGCCGGCAACATGCTGTTGTCGGAGCCCGCCATCGTCGCGGGCATTGCGAAGGCGCTGCTGCCGCGCGATCCGAAGATCGCCTGGGATGCGTGGGTGGACGATTACTCGCTGGTGCGCGACGCAATCGAACGCACCTATCCGGATCAGTTCAAGGACTTCAACCAGCGCTTCAGGCAACCTGGCGGGTTTCACCGGCCACTGGCGGCCTGCGAGCGCAAATGGAACACGGAAAGTGGCAAGGCGAATTTCATCGTGCCCGATACGCTCGACGAAGACGCGGACATGCCTTCGCTCGGCCCCGACGTGATGCGCCTGATGACAGCGCGCGGCGACAGCCAGTTCAACACCACGGTCTACGGTCTCGATGACCGCTTTCGCGGCGTGCACGGCAGCCGCAACGTGCTGCTCATGCATCAGGACGACATGACGAGGCGCGGCTTTGCGGAGGGCGACGCGGTGTGCATCTCCACCGTCTCGAACGATGACGTGACGCGCGAAATCGACGGCATGCATGTCCACGCGTTCGACATTCCGCCTGGCTGCATCATGGGCTACTACCCGGAATGCAACCGCTTGATTCCGCTCGCGCATCACGCGGAGTCGAGTCAGGTGCCGGCGTCGAAGTCGATCCCGGTGCGGCTGCGCAGATCGGCGGCGGTCGAGGATTTAGCGGCGTGA
- a CDS encoding DUF6723 family protein: MARHKADVADDDFEIYASYHGTGDGRYVGGLKVVRKADRRILFPFDGAPEIGPYATADEARRAAIDYGREIVAADRATPER, translated from the coding sequence ATGGCGCGACACAAGGCCGACGTTGCTGACGATGACTTCGAGATTTACGCCAGCTATCACGGAACAGGCGACGGCCGCTACGTAGGTGGACTGAAGGTTGTCAGAAAAGCGGACAGGAGAATCCTGTTTCCATTCGATGGCGCGCCCGAAATCGGGCCATACGCGACCGCCGACGAGGCGCGCCGCGCCGCGATCGACTATGGCCGGGAGATCGTGGCCGCGGATCGCGCGACCCCTGAGAGGTGA
- a CDS encoding cupin domain-containing protein — protein sequence MYNDSKHGFDAAKTEYEAFMLEPHDWVPNNRKLPVVIYRRALMPDSGDLAAAFEILFERNAWPPQWRDGIFDYHHFHATAHEILGVTDGSAQVIVGGPGGKVVTLSVGDAILLPAGTGHCLQSFARHFRVVAGYPEGQQWDIRREALTPDELAAMDALPFPPLDPIDGKHGPLVEHWLHAA from the coding sequence ATGTACAACGATTCAAAGCATGGATTCGACGCCGCCAAGACCGAGTACGAGGCCTTCATGCTCGAGCCCCACGATTGGGTGCCGAACAACCGCAAACTGCCGGTCGTGATTTACAGACGCGCGCTCATGCCGGATAGCGGCGACCTCGCGGCTGCATTCGAAATCCTCTTCGAACGCAACGCATGGCCGCCGCAATGGCGCGACGGCATCTTCGACTACCATCATTTTCACGCCACCGCCCACGAGATACTGGGCGTGACGGACGGCTCGGCGCAGGTGATCGTCGGCGGTCCGGGCGGCAAGGTCGTGACGCTATCCGTCGGCGACGCGATCCTGCTGCCGGCTGGCACCGGCCACTGCCTGCAATCTTTCGCGCGGCATTTCCGCGTCGTGGCCGGCTATCCGGAGGGCCAGCAGTGGGACATCCGCCGCGAGGCGCTCACGCCGGACGAGCTGGCGGCGATGGATGCGTTGCCCTTCCCGCCGCTGGATCCGATCGACGGCAAACATGGGCCGCTGGTCGAGCATTGGCTGCACGCGGCCTGA
- the tkt gene encoding transketolase, translated as MQNDPALDQLCINTIRTLSMDAVQKANSGHPGTPMALAPVAYHLWQHHLRYDPDEPLWPNRDRFVLSVGHASMLLYSLLHLASVKAVDDDGKPTDRPAVSLDDIEHFRQIGSKTPGHPEYRMTTGVETTTGPLGQGLGNSVGMAMAGRWYESRFNKPDAPLFDHRVYALCGDGDMMEGISHEAASLAGHLKLSNLIWIYDSNRVTIEGHTDLAYSDDVESRFRGYNWHTLHVNDANDAAALEAALVEAKSITDRPTLIVVHSIIGWGSPHKQDTSAAHGEALGVEEVALTKKAYGWPEDKFFYVPDGVHERFAAGIGARGKAAREEWQARYDAYNKKYPDLAREFAQMEAHELPAGWDSDIPTFDADPKGIATRESSGKVLNAIAARIPWMIGGAADLSPSTKTNLKFEGAGSFEHDDYGGCNLHFGIREHAMGAAVNGLALSNLRPFGSTFLIFSDYMKPPIRLSAIMEVPSIFVFTHDSIGVGEDGPTHQPIEQLASLRGVPGLTVLRPGDANEVSEAWRVALSDPRRPSCIVVSRQALPTLDRSRYAAASGTRKGAYVLADAADGQESQVILIATGSELSLCVDVYEKLKAEGIAARVVSMPSWDIFERQDEAYQDSVLPPDVDARVAVEQAASLGWDRYVGRLGAQVVMHTFGASAPLADLKKKFGFTPEHVYEAAKQQIERVKSKRSQE; from the coding sequence ATGCAAAACGATCCCGCCCTCGATCAGCTGTGCATCAACACGATTCGCACGCTGTCGATGGACGCTGTGCAAAAGGCCAATTCCGGTCACCCCGGCACGCCGATGGCACTGGCACCCGTTGCCTATCATCTGTGGCAACACCATCTTCGCTACGATCCGGACGAGCCGTTGTGGCCGAACCGCGATCGCTTCGTGCTCTCGGTGGGGCACGCGTCGATGCTGCTGTATTCGCTGCTGCATCTGGCCAGCGTGAAAGCGGTCGACGACGACGGCAAGCCGACCGACAGACCCGCCGTGTCGCTCGACGACATAGAGCATTTCCGCCAGATCGGCAGCAAGACGCCGGGACACCCCGAGTACCGCATGACCACCGGCGTCGAGACGACCACCGGCCCGCTCGGCCAGGGCCTCGGCAACAGCGTCGGCATGGCGATGGCGGGGCGCTGGTACGAGAGCCGCTTCAACAAGCCGGATGCGCCCCTCTTCGACCATCGCGTCTACGCGCTATGCGGCGACGGCGACATGATGGAAGGCATCTCGCACGAAGCGGCTTCGCTCGCCGGGCATCTGAAGCTGTCGAATCTGATCTGGATCTACGACAGCAACCGCGTCACGATCGAGGGCCACACGGACCTCGCGTATAGCGACGACGTGGAAAGCCGTTTTCGCGGCTACAACTGGCACACGCTGCATGTGAACGATGCCAACGACGCCGCCGCGCTCGAAGCCGCTCTCGTCGAGGCGAAAAGCATCACCGACAGGCCGACGCTGATCGTGGTGCACAGCATCATCGGCTGGGGCTCGCCGCACAAGCAGGACACCTCGGCGGCGCATGGCGAAGCGCTCGGTGTCGAAGAAGTGGCGCTGACCAAGAAGGCGTACGGCTGGCCCGAGGATAAATTCTTCTACGTGCCGGACGGCGTGCACGAGCGCTTTGCTGCGGGTATCGGCGCGCGCGGCAAGGCGGCGCGTGAGGAATGGCAGGCCAGGTACGACGCGTACAACAAGAAGTACCCGGACCTCGCGCGTGAATTCGCGCAGATGGAGGCGCACGAATTGCCAGCGGGCTGGGACAGCGACATTCCCACGTTCGACGCGGACCCGAAGGGCATTGCCACACGCGAATCGTCGGGCAAGGTGCTCAATGCGATTGCCGCGCGCATTCCGTGGATGATCGGCGGTGCTGCCGACCTCTCGCCGTCCACCAAAACCAATCTGAAATTCGAGGGTGCGGGCAGCTTCGAGCACGATGACTACGGCGGCTGCAATCTGCACTTCGGCATTCGCGAACACGCCATGGGTGCCGCGGTGAACGGCCTCGCGCTGTCGAACCTGCGGCCGTTCGGCTCCACGTTCCTGATTTTCAGCGACTACATGAAGCCGCCGATCCGCCTCTCGGCGATCATGGAAGTGCCGTCCATCTTCGTGTTCACGCATGATTCGATCGGCGTGGGCGAAGACGGTCCGACTCATCAGCCGATCGAGCAGTTGGCCTCGCTACGCGGCGTGCCGGGGCTGACCGTGCTGCGTCCGGGCGACGCCAACGAAGTGTCCGAGGCCTGGCGTGTGGCGCTATCGGATCCGCGGCGGCCGTCGTGCATCGTCGTGTCGCGTCAGGCGTTGCCGACGTTGGACCGTAGCCGCTATGCCGCCGCCAGCGGCACGCGGAAGGGCGCCTATGTGCTCGCCGATGCCGCCGACGGACAGGAGTCACAAGTGATCCTGATAGCGACGGGCAGCGAACTCTCGCTGTGCGTCGACGTGTACGAGAAGCTCAAGGCGGAGGGGATTGCTGCACGCGTGGTGTCGATGCCGTCGTGGGATATCTTCGAGCGCCAGGACGAGGCGTACCAGGATTCGGTGTTGCCGCCGGACGTCGACGCGCGTGTCGCCGTCGAACAGGCTGCTTCGCTCGGCTGGGACCGGTATGTGGGCCGTCTCGGCGCGCAGGTCGTGATGCATACGTTCGGCGCGTCCGCGCCGCTCGCCGATCTGAAGAAGAAGTTCGGCTTCACGCCGGAGCATGTGTACGAAGCGGCGAAGCAGCAGATCGAAAGAGTGAAGTCGAAACGCAGCCAGGAGTAG
- a CDS encoding IS3 family transposase (programmed frameshift): MTKYSEQLKLKLVKQYVAGSAGVEVLAKRYGVSRSVLQLWISAYEQHGRDGLRKKFSHYDAQFRMSVLMHMWQKDLPYRQVAAVFDIRSPGCIAQWERRYHEGGIDALAPRPRWRRKTMTQPVPEKPTEDSAPDKRTREQLLKENEYLRAEVAYPKKARCPASGKEAGRAEEKAQIVQELRQHHPMPALLKAAGLARSTFYYQLSVPDAGERHKDLKTRIKTVYERHKGRYGYRRITAAIRQAGPSVNHKTVQRLMGELKLKSLVRAKKYRSWRGEVGRIAPNLLNREFSAQQPNQKWVTDVTEFNVLGQKLYLSPIMDLYNGEIVAYQMNTRPVFDLVSSMLKKALAKLGPQETPLLHSDQGWQYQMPAYRRLLDQHGLTQSMSRKANCYDNAAMESFFGTLKAEFFRLSRFESIDELKAGIRQYIHYYNHKRIKLKLNGLSPVMYRTQPAQT, translated from the exons ATGACGAAGTACAGTGAGCAGTTAAAGCTGAAGCTGGTGAAGCAGTACGTGGCCGGTTCGGCTGGTGTCGAGGTACTTGCAAAGCGGTATGGAGTGAGTCGCTCGGTTTTACAGCTGTGGATTTCGGCCTACGAGCAACATGGACGGGACGGACTGCGCAAGAAATTCAGTCACTATGACGCGCAGTTCAGGATGTCGGTACTCATGCACATGTGGCAGAAGGATTTGCCATACCGGCAGGTGGCTGCGGTGTTCGACATCCGCAGTCCGGGCTGCATAGCGCAATGGGAACGCCGGTATCATGAAGGCGGTATCGACGCACTGGCGCCTCGTCCACGATGGCGCCGCAAAACCATGACCCAGCCAGTTCCTGAAAAGCCGACCGAAGACAGTGCGCCAGATAAGCGCACGCGTGAGCAGTTGCTCAAGGAAAACGAGTACCTGCGCGCGGAGGTGGCCTATC CTAAAAAAGCTCGATGCCCTGCTTCAGGCAAAGAAGCAGGGCGTGCAGAAGAAAAAGCGCAAATAGTGCAGGAGCTCCGGCAGCACCACCCGATGCCCGCTTTGCTGAAGGCAGCGGGTCTGGCGCGCAGCACGTTCTATTACCAGTTGAGCGTGCCGGATGCCGGTGAGCGGCACAAGGACCTCAAAACCCGCATCAAGACTGTGTATGAACGCCACAAGGGCCGTTATGGCTACCGGCGCATCACGGCGGCGATCCGGCAGGCAGGCCCGAGCGTGAACCACAAGACGGTGCAACGTCTGATGGGAGAACTGAAACTGAAATCGCTGGTGCGCGCGAAGAAATACCGCTCATGGCGCGGCGAAGTCGGCCGTATTGCGCCGAACCTGTTAAACCGCGAGTTCAGCGCACAGCAGCCCAATCAGAAGTGGGTGACGGACGTGACGGAGTTCAACGTGCTGGGTCAGAAGCTGTATCTCTCGCCGATCATGGATCTGTATAACGGCGAGATCGTGGCTTATCAGATGAACACCCGACCGGTCTTCGATCTGGTCAGCAGCATGCTAAAAAAAGCGCTGGCAAAGCTTGGTCCCCAGGAGACCCCGCTGCTGCATTCAGACCAGGGCTGGCAGTACCAGATGCCTGCTTACCGGAGGCTGCTGGATCAACACGGCCTGACGCAGAGCATGTCGCGCAAGGCAAACTGCTACGACAATGCGGCAATGGAAAGCTTCTTTGGCACGCTCAAGGCGGAGTTCTTCCGGCTGAGCAGGTTTGAAAGTATCGACGAGTTGAAGGCTGGCATCAGACAATACATTCACTACTACAACCACAAACGCATCAAGCTCAAACTGAACGGGCTGAGTCCTGTGATGTACAGAACCCAGCCCGCTCAAACCTGA